The following proteins are encoded in a genomic region of Scylla paramamosain isolate STU-SP2022 chromosome 40, ASM3559412v1, whole genome shotgun sequence:
- the LOC135092431 gene encoding uncharacterized protein F13E9.13, mitochondrial-like yields MALSRFAEVFRVSRAAVIGMVHVRALPGTPWGQHSIQDLAKKARQEAEVYLEAGVDALLVENMFDLPYVKGHQLGPEVVACMTRVCHEVRCMTPLEVPCGVQVLAGGNHAAIAVAQASNLQFVRAEGFVFGHMGDEGLAEACAGPLLRYRRAVGAEEVLVLADIKKKHCAHAMTADVGIVETAQAAQFFLADGVIVTGMATGAEADTRELKEVLENVDLPVLVGSGVTRDNVHAYIRAHGLIVGSHFKQGGRWTGELEPRRVRQFTELVKRLRES; encoded by the exons ATGGCACTGTCAAGATTTGCCGAGGTGTTCCGAGTGTCAAGGGCAGCGGTGATTGGCATGGTTCACGTAAGGGCCCTgccag GCACTCCATGGGGCCAGCACAGCATCCAGGACTTGGCAAAGAAGGCCCGGCAGGAGGCTGAAGTCTACCTGGAGGCTGGAGTG GATGCCCTACTGGTAGAGAACATGTTTGACCTCCCCTATGTCAAAGGTCACCAGCTGGGGCCAGAGGTCGTGGCCTGCATGACCCGAGTTTGCCATGAGGTCAGGTGTATGACCCCCTTGGAGGTGCCTTGTGgagtgcag gtGCTAGCAGGGGGCAACCACGCAGCCATTGCAGTCGCTCAGGCATCGAATCTTCAGTTTGTGCGGGCTGAGGGGTTTGTGTTCGGCCACATGGGGGACGAGGGGCTGGCCGAGGCTTGTGCGGGGCCCCTCCTGCGATATCGAAGGGCTGTGGGGGCTGAGGAGGTGCTGGTGCTGGCTGATATCAAGAAAAAGCATTG cGCCCATGCCATGACAGCAGACGTTGGCATAGTGGAGACAGCACAGGCAGCCCAGTTTTTCCTTGCTGACGGTGTGATTGTGACAGGGATGGCGACAGGAGCAGAGGCTGACACGCGGGAGctgaagg AGGTGCTGGAGAACGTTGACCTGCCTGTGCTTGTTGGGTCAGGGGTCACCAGGGATAatgtacatgcatacatacgtgCACACGGCCTCATTGTGGGCTCTCACTTCAAGCAGGGAggcag GTGGACAGGTGAACTGGAGCCCCGGAGAGTGAGGCAATTTACTGAGCTCGTTAAGAGACTGAGAGAATCATGA